The following are from one region of the Paenibacillus sabinae T27 genome:
- a CDS encoding IMP dehydrogenase: protein MAYYYSEPSRTFSEFLLIPNLTTKDCTPANVDLKTPITKFKKGEQPDISLNIPFSSAVMQSVSDDQMAIALARCGGISFIFGSQSPEDQAAMVRKVKEYKSGFVVSRSNLTPEHTLKDVLELKEETGHSTIAVTDDGSPTGKLLGIVTGRDYRISRDPLDKQVSEFMTPFSSLIVGKSGINLPEANDMIWEHKLNCLPIVDGEQRLESLVFRKDYDAHKENPLALMDGNKSYIVGAGINTKDYEERVPLLVEAGADILVIDASDGYTEWQRDTIAYVKENFNVKIGAGNVVDKEGFLYLVESGADFVKVGIGGGSICITREQKGIGRGQASSLIEVAEAREQYYKETGIYVPICSDGGIVHDYHITLSLAMGADFVMMGRYFARFDESPTKKLKVGNNFVKEFWGEGSNRARNWQRYDTGGKSGLVFEEGVDSYVPYAGSLKENLDKTISKIKSTMSNCGAKSIDELQQNARITLVSATSLVEGGAHDVIMKETSFSGE from the coding sequence GTGGCTTACTATTACTCGGAACCTTCCCGGACGTTCAGTGAATTTCTGTTGATTCCAAATTTGACGACTAAGGACTGTACCCCTGCAAACGTGGACCTTAAAACGCCGATTACCAAATTTAAAAAGGGTGAGCAGCCGGACATTTCCCTCAATATCCCGTTCTCGTCGGCGGTGATGCAGTCCGTGTCCGATGATCAAATGGCAATTGCATTGGCCCGCTGCGGCGGCATCTCATTTATTTTCGGTTCCCAATCCCCGGAAGACCAGGCGGCCATGGTCCGTAAGGTAAAGGAGTATAAGTCCGGGTTTGTGGTTAGCCGCTCCAATTTGACCCCGGAGCATACCTTGAAAGATGTGCTTGAGCTGAAAGAGGAGACGGGACATTCCACGATCGCCGTTACCGATGACGGTTCGCCGACAGGAAAGCTGCTGGGTATCGTCACAGGCCGGGATTACAGAATTAGCCGCGATCCGCTGGATAAACAAGTAAGTGAATTCATGACGCCGTTCTCTTCCCTGATTGTCGGAAAGTCCGGAATCAACTTGCCCGAAGCCAATGATATGATCTGGGAGCATAAGCTGAACTGTCTGCCGATCGTGGACGGGGAGCAGCGGCTGGAAAGCCTTGTTTTCCGTAAAGATTACGACGCTCATAAAGAAAATCCGCTGGCGTTGATGGACGGCAATAAAAGCTATATCGTCGGGGCTGGCATCAACACAAAGGACTATGAAGAACGGGTGCCGCTCCTGGTAGAAGCGGGCGCCGATATCCTGGTGATTGACGCGTCGGACGGGTATACGGAGTGGCAGCGCGACACCATCGCTTACGTCAAAGAGAATTTCAATGTCAAGATCGGAGCAGGGAACGTCGTAGACAAGGAAGGCTTCCTGTATCTCGTTGAATCAGGCGCCGACTTTGTGAAGGTAGGCATCGGCGGCGGATCGATATGCATTACGCGTGAGCAGAAGGGGATCGGCAGAGGACAGGCGTCGTCGCTTATCGAGGTTGCGGAGGCAAGGGAGCAGTATTATAAAGAAACGGGCATCTACGTGCCGATCTGTTCGGATGGAGGGATCGTTCACGATTATCACATCACGCTTTCGCTTGCCATGGGCGCCGATTTTGTTATGATGGGCCGTTATTTCGCGCGTTTCGACGAGAGCCCGACCAAGAAGCTGAAAGTCGGAAACAACTTTGTCAAAGAATTCTGGGGCGAAGGCTCCAACCGGGCGCGGAACTGGCAAAGATATGATACCGGCGGTAAGTCGGGGCTGGTCTTTGAAGAAGGCGTCGATTCGTACGTGCCTTACGCGGGAAGCCTCAAAGAGAATCTGGACAAGACGATCAGCAAAATCAAATCGACGATGTCCAACTGCGGCGCGAAATCCATCGATGAACTGCAGCAAAACGCCAGAATTACCCTTGTCTCCGCAACCAGTCTCGTCGAGGGCGGAGCACATGATGTTATTATGAAAGAAACCAGCTTTTCGGGAGAGTAA
- a CDS encoding tagatose 1,6-diphosphate aldolase, giving the protein MSVRISKGKYDRLLKLSDDRGLFVATAIDQRGSLRKSLGHALGGEADARHVAEFKRLVSEELTPYSSAILLDPEYGWDAAEARYKDTGLLIAYEETGYDATEKGRLPDLLPEWSVRRYAEKGVDAIKILMYYDPDDDEKINTIKHAFIERVGAECESVDIPFFFEAVTYSDTLKDSASAEFAKAKPDKVKKYMREFTQPKYKIDVLKVEVPINLKYVAGTRAGAGGEAVYTREEAIGHFKATAGLTSVPFIYLSAGVTNETFMETLELAGEAGVPFSGVLCGRATWQDGVEIYGKHGAEALRAWLKDEGVRRMIRMGEILSKVATPWWDFYGGKDKIEVVEREKTGV; this is encoded by the coding sequence ATGAGTGTGAGAATATCCAAAGGAAAATACGACCGACTGCTTAAGCTGTCCGATGACCGGGGGCTGTTTGTGGCGACGGCGATTGATCAGCGGGGTTCGCTTAGAAAATCGCTTGGGCACGCGCTTGGAGGCGAAGCCGATGCACGGCATGTCGCTGAATTTAAACGTCTCGTTTCGGAGGAATTAACACCATACTCCAGCGCCATTCTGCTCGACCCGGAGTACGGCTGGGATGCGGCGGAGGCCCGGTATAAGGATACCGGTCTGCTGATCGCTTATGAAGAAACCGGCTATGATGCCACGGAAAAAGGACGCCTGCCGGATCTTCTGCCGGAATGGTCGGTGCGTCGGTATGCGGAGAAGGGCGTCGATGCCATCAAAATTCTGATGTATTACGACCCGGACGACGATGAGAAGATCAATACGATTAAACATGCTTTTATCGAACGGGTTGGAGCGGAATGCGAGTCCGTCGATATCCCGTTTTTCTTCGAGGCCGTCACCTACAGCGATACCCTCAAGGACTCCGCCAGCGCGGAATTTGCCAAAGCCAAGCCGGACAAGGTGAAAAAATACATGCGGGAATTCACCCAGCCGAAGTACAAGATCGACGTGCTGAAAGTGGAGGTTCCGATTAACCTGAAGTACGTGGCGGGCACCCGGGCGGGCGCGGGCGGCGAAGCCGTGTATACGCGCGAAGAGGCGATAGGGCATTTCAAGGCTACGGCTGGTCTGACGAGCGTACCGTTCATTTATTTGAGCGCGGGCGTTACCAATGAAACGTTCATGGAGACGCTGGAGCTGGCCGGAGAAGCGGGAGTGCCTTTCTCTGGCGTGCTGTGCGGGCGGGCAACCTGGCAGGACGGCGTCGAGATCTACGGCAAGCATGGAGCCGAAGCGCTGCGGGCCTGGCTGAAGGACGAGGGCGTGCGGCGAATGATCCGTATGGGTGAAATTTTGTCTAAGGTTGCAACCCCCTGGTGGGATTTCTATGGCGGTAAAGACAAGATCGAGGTTGTGGAACGGGAAAAAACCGGAGTTTAA
- a CDS encoding ABC transporter ATP-binding protein: MSNVVEIRGVSKSFERFTLDQVQFEVKKGFITGLIGPNGAGKSTLIKIMMDMVRPSSGEARIFGSTLADNPGLKERIGYVSDENYFYENMTIRNMRKMIAPFYQHWDHAAFTRYLEMFELSEKSKIKNLSRGMKMKFSLAVALSHDADLLLMDEPTAGLDPVFRRELLDLLGEQILDENKSIIFSTHNTTDLDRIADYIVFMNRGKVVFSDSKDEVLERYVLVKGGRELLDKDVMKYFVGVREGAHGFEALAADRREAERAFQGNALLEAPTLEDIMYFTVKGGKAYV; encoded by the coding sequence ATGAGTAATGTGGTTGAAATTCGGGGAGTTTCGAAGTCTTTTGAACGGTTTACGCTGGATCAGGTACAGTTTGAGGTAAAAAAAGGGTTTATCACCGGATTGATCGGTCCCAACGGTGCCGGGAAGAGTACACTGATCAAGATCATGATGGATATGGTGCGTCCGAGCAGCGGGGAGGCTCGAATCTTCGGCAGTACGCTTGCAGATAACCCCGGCCTGAAGGAACGCATCGGGTATGTCTCGGACGAGAATTATTTCTATGAGAATATGACGATCCGGAATATGAGAAAAATGATTGCCCCCTTTTATCAGCATTGGGATCATGCGGCCTTTACCCGGTATCTGGAAATGTTCGAGCTGTCCGAAAAGTCCAAGATCAAGAACCTGTCGAGAGGGATGAAGATGAAGTTCTCGCTGGCGGTGGCGCTGTCCCACGATGCGGACCTGCTGCTCATGGACGAACCGACCGCCGGCCTCGATCCCGTCTTCCGCAGGGAGCTCTTGGATCTACTTGGGGAGCAAATTCTCGACGAGAACAAGTCGATCATCTTCTCTACCCATAACACAACGGATCTGGACCGGATCGCGGATTATATCGTCTTCATGAACCGGGGGAAGGTCGTCTTCAGCGACAGCAAGGATGAAGTGCTGGAACGGTATGTACTGGTTAAGGGCGGGCGCGAGCTGCTCGACAAGGATGTTATGAAGTATTTTGTCGGAGTAAGGGAAGGGGCTCACGGGTTCGAAGCCTTGGCGGCGGACCGGCGGGAAGCGGAAAGGGCGTTTCAGGGAAATGCGCTGCTCGAAGCGCCGACGCTGGAAGACATTATGTATTTCACTGTAAAAGGAGGCAAGGCTTATGTCTAA
- a CDS encoding helix-turn-helix domain-containing protein yields the protein MKLKVVTENIELCRLEEHHEEAPHVHQNWVQMTFAVRGGSSDISRGASGFIPEGEGIIHQPMQEHQIRVDKGNRAIVIKIRPSLWETLRVKAADCITEEQVINPQELNAEFNRWISPLVLPDEDDRYERSLTEANVLQYLTHNLKRGACPETNPPCLPELASTGDPYMDQVFEYIHRSFTSPIRIDLLSSMALQSRYHFIRSFKSATGFTPYQYILRLRIERAKYELEHTEATISAISAGLGFASASQFYRAFVKITGMAPEQYRLGRKMG from the coding sequence ATGAAATTGAAAGTTGTGACGGAGAACATCGAGCTGTGCAGACTGGAAGAGCATCACGAAGAAGCTCCCCATGTTCATCAGAACTGGGTACAGATGACCTTCGCTGTTCGAGGCGGCTCCTCCGACATTAGCCGCGGGGCATCCGGGTTCATTCCCGAGGGAGAAGGAATCATCCATCAACCGATGCAGGAGCATCAAATTCGGGTGGATAAAGGAAACCGCGCAATCGTGATTAAAATACGCCCTTCGCTATGGGAGACTTTGCGGGTTAAGGCGGCAGATTGTATCACTGAGGAGCAGGTCATCAATCCCCAGGAACTGAACGCGGAGTTCAATCGCTGGATTTCCCCGCTGGTTTTGCCTGATGAGGACGACCGATATGAACGGAGCCTTACGGAGGCCAATGTGCTGCAATATCTTACACACAATCTGAAAAGGGGGGCCTGTCCGGAGACGAACCCTCCGTGTCTTCCGGAACTCGCCAGTACGGGAGATCCCTACATGGATCAAGTATTCGAATACATACACCGCTCCTTTACATCTCCGATTCGCATTGATTTATTGTCGTCTATGGCTCTTCAGAGCCGATACCATTTTATCCGCTCCTTCAAATCGGCGACCGGATTTACGCCTTATCAGTACATTCTTCGCTTGCGGATCGAGCGCGCGAAGTATGAGCTCGAGCATACCGAAGCTACGATTTCCGCTATCAGCGCGGGTCTCGGCTTTGCTTCAGCCAGCCAATTTTATCGCGCCTTCGTCAAAATCACCGGAATGGCTCCCGAACAATACCGCCTTGGGAGAAAAATGGGCTGA
- a CDS encoding ABC-2 transporter permease — translation MSNLISLIRKDFMLSRNFLLFGVPYLIVLSIMNAKTAQFGVSLFITFPAMMMLLTSCLQDIRNVNIRFSLSLPVHRRLIVASKYVSVLPFILIGLAFALVFSLALAQLGYDSLSMNWRQLGVSILSVPLMASVYLPLYYWLGPKGAQYVNTAFFLVIFFGIMNLGDIIKAIPGMKTFLLGTEGLGLEKWLVGGAIYIVFIAASYLISLRLFTTRDL, via the coding sequence ATGTCTAATCTCATTTCCTTGATCCGCAAGGATTTTATGCTGTCCCGAAATTTTCTGCTGTTTGGGGTTCCCTATCTTATTGTTCTGTCCATTATGAATGCGAAAACCGCACAGTTCGGCGTGAGTCTGTTTATAACGTTCCCAGCCATGATGATGCTCCTTACCTCCTGCCTGCAGGATATCCGAAATGTGAATATCAGGTTCTCGCTCAGTCTTCCGGTACACCGCAGATTGATCGTTGCCTCCAAATATGTGTCGGTACTGCCGTTTATCTTGATTGGCTTAGCTTTTGCGCTGGTGTTCAGTCTGGCGCTTGCGCAGCTGGGATATGACAGCCTGAGTATGAACTGGAGGCAACTGGGGGTCTCTATTCTGTCGGTACCGCTGATGGCCTCGGTTTACCTGCCTTTATATTACTGGCTCGGACCCAAGGGAGCCCAATATGTGAATACCGCGTTCTTTTTGGTCATCTTCTTCGGCATTATGAATTTGGGAGACATCATTAAAGCGATTCCGGGGATGAAGACCTTTTTACTGGGCACCGAGGGTTTGGGTCTCGAAAAATGGCTGGTCGGAGGCGCCATCTACATCGTATTTATCGCGGCTTCTTACCTTATCTCATTGCGTCTGTTCACCACCCGGGATTTATAG
- the thiD gene encoding bifunctional hydroxymethylpyrimidine kinase/phosphomethylpyrimidine kinase has product MSRIVKTLTIAGSDSSGGAGIQADLKTFQEYGTYGFSALTTIVTMDPDNGWHHHVYPVSPELVAEQLKTVFAGGPVDALKTGMLGSPEIVQVAEQAIKRNRQGNVVIDPVMVCKGEDEVLNPESAEAIRELLLPIATVITPNLFEAGVLSGSGKITTLDEMKEAAAVIQRQGAKTVVIKGGKALGGDKAVDLFYDGVEYTVFETDKIEPAYNHGAGCTFAAAITAGLATGLGAYEAARKAKDFVTAAIRAGYAFNEYVGPVFHGGYRLNR; this is encoded by the coding sequence TTGAGCAGAATTGTGAAGACATTGACCATTGCCGGGAGCGATTCAAGCGGCGGCGCGGGAATCCAGGCGGATCTGAAGACCTTTCAGGAATATGGAACCTATGGGTTCAGCGCGCTTACGACCATCGTGACGATGGACCCGGATAACGGCTGGCATCATCATGTGTATCCCGTCAGCCCCGAGCTGGTAGCGGAGCAACTCAAGACGGTCTTCGCCGGCGGACCGGTAGATGCTCTAAAGACGGGCATGCTGGGCAGTCCGGAGATTGTTCAGGTGGCGGAGCAGGCCATAAAGCGCAACCGTCAGGGCAATGTGGTTATTGATCCCGTCATGGTCTGCAAAGGCGAGGACGAGGTGCTGAATCCGGAGAGCGCCGAGGCGATCCGTGAGCTGCTGCTGCCGATAGCTACGGTAATTACGCCGAACCTGTTCGAGGCGGGCGTGCTGTCCGGCAGCGGCAAGATTACAACGCTGGACGAAATGAAGGAGGCCGCAGCGGTCATTCAGCGCCAGGGGGCGAAGACGGTTGTGATTAAAGGCGGCAAAGCGCTTGGCGGAGACAAGGCGGTGGATCTGTTCTATGACGGAGTCGAGTATACGGTGTTCGAGACGGATAAAATCGAGCCGGCGTACAATCACGGTGCGGGCTGCACCTTCGCCGCCGCGATCACGGCAGGACTCGCAACCGGCCTCGGAGCCTATGAAGCCGCCCGCAAGGCGAAGGATTTCGTTACGGCGGCGATCCGCGCAGGCTATGCTTTCAATGAATATGTCGGTCCCGTGTTTCACGGGGGCTACCGGTTGAACCGGTAA
- a CDS encoding GntR family transcriptional regulator → MNIILSNSSGEPIYAQIVSQIRQLILQGELAAGDPLPSIRQLAKDLQISVITTKRAYEELEREGLVNSLVGKGSFVSGMNQQYIREQRYRLLEEKMKEVMEESRLLGIGFAEMVDIFRTLKEEQE, encoded by the coding sequence ATGAACATCATTTTATCCAACTCATCGGGAGAACCGATTTATGCGCAGATTGTAAGCCAGATCCGGCAGTTGATTTTGCAGGGCGAGCTTGCCGCAGGGGACCCTCTGCCTTCGATCCGTCAATTGGCCAAGGATTTGCAGATCAGCGTCATTACGACAAAGCGTGCATACGAGGAACTAGAGCGGGAAGGTCTTGTCAATTCTCTTGTAGGAAAAGGCTCCTTCGTGTCCGGCATGAATCAGCAGTATATCCGTGAACAGCGATACCGGCTCCTGGAGGAGAAAATGAAAGAAGTGATGGAAGAGAGCAGGCTGCTCGGGATCGGGTTTGCGGAAATGGTTGACATATTCAGGACGCTTAAGGAGGAGCAGGAATGA
- a CDS encoding MFS transporter encodes METSCTTNPRAEVKERFPLALLSLTLGAFAIGMTEFVIMGILPNVAEDLHVSIASAGQLITSYALGVAIGAPILAMLTYRLPQKQLLCLLMILFIIGNGIAAIAPNYNVLMGARLFTALAHGTFFGVGSVIAASLVQPGRRAAAVSIMMAGLTVANIIGVPIGTFIGQHLGWRASFGAVVVMGVLSLAGILLLVPVIKAEETSSLTRQLRALFQPKLLLVLLTGAFGCASLFSVFTYITPLLEDITGFSENAVALTLVLFGIGVTTGNIVGGRLADWKLMPSMLVIFAFLAAVLAFFAYSIHIPLLAVITIFIWGAGAFGVFPGLQVRIMTLAKDAPALASTSNHSALNLGNAFGAFFGGFIITHVGLSSLPWFGSLLSFLGLVSAAAVYVWDKKGGAR; translated from the coding sequence TTGGAAACTTCATGCACCACGAATCCCCGGGCGGAGGTCAAGGAGCGCTTTCCGCTTGCACTTCTGTCTTTGACGCTCGGCGCTTTTGCCATTGGAATGACGGAATTTGTGATTATGGGCATATTGCCCAATGTAGCCGAGGATCTGCACGTGTCGATCGCTTCGGCGGGCCAGCTGATTACGAGCTATGCGCTGGGCGTTGCCATCGGGGCTCCGATTCTGGCGATGCTGACGTACCGGCTTCCGCAAAAGCAGCTGCTCTGCCTGCTGATGATCCTCTTTATCATCGGCAACGGTATCGCCGCAATTGCGCCGAACTACAACGTGCTGATGGGTGCAAGGCTGTTTACCGCTCTGGCCCATGGCACCTTCTTCGGCGTCGGTTCCGTCATCGCGGCGAGCCTCGTCCAGCCGGGGCGGCGCGCTGCGGCGGTGTCAATTATGATGGCAGGCCTTACCGTGGCCAATATTATCGGTGTCCCAATCGGGACGTTTATCGGCCAGCATCTGGGCTGGCGGGCGTCGTTCGGCGCCGTGGTCGTGATGGGTGTACTCTCGCTGGCCGGTATCCTGCTGCTCGTGCCCGTAATCAAGGCGGAGGAGACATCAAGTTTAACGCGCCAGCTTCGGGCGCTCTTCCAGCCGAAGCTGCTGCTTGTGCTGCTGACGGGCGCGTTCGGGTGCGCCAGCCTTTTTTCCGTCTTCACTTATATAACGCCGCTGCTTGAGGACATTACCGGCTTCTCGGAGAACGCCGTCGCCTTGACTCTCGTTCTGTTCGGCATAGGGGTAACGACAGGGAATATTGTGGGGGGCAGGCTTGCCGATTGGAAGCTCATGCCCTCGATGCTTGTGATCTTTGCGTTCCTTGCCGCCGTCCTGGCCTTTTTCGCCTATTCGATCCATATCCCGCTGCTCGCGGTCATCACCATATTTATCTGGGGGGCCGGCGCCTTCGGCGTGTTTCCTGGTCTTCAGGTACGAATTATGACTTTGGCGAAGGACGCTCCGGCGCTGGCCTCAACATCCAACCACTCTGCGCTCAATCTGGGGAACGCGTTTGGTGCCTTTTTCGGGGGATTTATTATCACGCATGTCGGACTTTCGTCTCTTCCCTGGTTCGGATCGCTGCTTTCTTTTCTGGGGCTGGTTTCGGCGGCGGCTGTGTATGTCTGGGACAAGAAGGGCGGAGCACGCTGA